In the Oreochromis aureus strain Israel breed Guangdong linkage group 14, ZZ_aureus, whole genome shotgun sequence genome, one interval contains:
- the ccdc153 gene encoding coiled-coil domain-containing protein 153 isoform X2, whose amino-acid sequence MRQNDVEEKRRHSILDIAILQDHIALQCEALRRVQSERADLRRRARDMEQKLQHERQDHRDIYWDLSRQYKTMQTKLTNKVKKLEQEVSQLKEDLALSQEELSKEKRERKQMEQEKDAIIADLRQKLDNIESDYEKILHETLDSLSSQLSVTRQGWEDESATLHQKYKEPLSEFGLNALDL is encoded by the exons ATGC GTCAAAATGACGTGGAAGAAAAGCGTAGGCACAGTATTCTGGATATAGCCATTCTGCAGGATCACATAG CCTTACAGTGTGAGGCTCTGAGAAGGGTCCAGTCGGAGAGAGCTGACCTGAGGAGACGCGCGAGAGACATGGAACAGAAGCTGCAGCACGAGAGACAAGACCACAGGGACATCTACTGGG ACCTCAGTCGCCAGTACAAAACCATGCAGACCAAACTGACCAATAAGGTGAAGAAACTggaacaggaagtcagccagcTGAAGGAAGACCTTG cccTATCCCAGGAGGAACTGAGTAAAGAGAAAAGGGAGCGTAAGCAAATGGAGCAGGAGAAGGATGCCATCATAGCAGACCTTCGACAAAAGCTGGACAACATAGAGTCAGACTATGAGAAGATCCTTCAT GAGACTCTCGACAGCCTGAGTTCCCAGCTGTCTGTGACTCGACAGGGTTGGGAAGACGAAAGCGCAACCCTTCATCAAAAGTACAAGGAGCCGCTCTCTGAATTTGGCCTAAATGCACTGGATCTTTAA
- the ccdc153 gene encoding coiled-coil domain-containing protein 153 isoform X1, with protein MAPKKKTKKAAEKNPEKCQNDVEEKRRHSILDIAILQDHIALQCEALRRVQSERADLRRRARDMEQKLQHERQDHRDIYWDLSRQYKTMQTKLTNKVKKLEQEVSQLKEDLALSQEELSKEKRERKQMEQEKDAIIADLRQKLDNIESDYEKILHETLDSLSSQLSVTRQGWEDESATLHQKYKEPLSEFGLNALDL; from the exons ATGGCTCcgaagaagaagacaaaaaaggccgcagagaaaaatccagaaaaat GTCAAAATGACGTGGAAGAAAAGCGTAGGCACAGTATTCTGGATATAGCCATTCTGCAGGATCACATAG CCTTACAGTGTGAGGCTCTGAGAAGGGTCCAGTCGGAGAGAGCTGACCTGAGGAGACGCGCGAGAGACATGGAACAGAAGCTGCAGCACGAGAGACAAGACCACAGGGACATCTACTGGG ACCTCAGTCGCCAGTACAAAACCATGCAGACCAAACTGACCAATAAGGTGAAGAAACTggaacaggaagtcagccagcTGAAGGAAGACCTTG cccTATCCCAGGAGGAACTGAGTAAAGAGAAAAGGGAGCGTAAGCAAATGGAGCAGGAGAAGGATGCCATCATAGCAGACCTTCGACAAAAGCTGGACAACATAGAGTCAGACTATGAGAAGATCCTTCAT GAGACTCTCGACAGCCTGAGTTCCCAGCTGTCTGTGACTCGACAGGGTTGGGAAGACGAAAGCGCAACCCTTCATCAAAAGTACAAGGAGCCGCTCTCTGAATTTGGCCTAAATGCACTGGATCTTTAA